In a single window of the Acyrthosiphon pisum isolate AL4f chromosome X, pea_aphid_22Mar2018_4r6ur, whole genome shotgun sequence genome:
- the LOC107882416 gene encoding uncharacterized protein LOC107882416, with protein sequence MWTVVNFEADNTVDVVPDFWFKNGFCEWPNKTNRMDTKTTIKRRIKPDEIHFKKYKARIMLTNIASFQEAESKATKAQVNSELSSNEDHIKATKTVKRTKNNIPTETVVSKLPNPPVYSEESDNESVADDSDKDISYRPGNIFDTTSSHDSNNQSLENEAETTGTGEIVLEATTDIHEFSGSAQKKMKMSYKNDHSLSTQENHISEHSLFISPSTAAENETDQSFKKFIKRSLTTLKYDVENIHKRMDVFESILEKIDDKLSGKSNGFAETYATHEDITIIENDTDLNQMENRLVNDSLYRSSVVKTLSRFLSNSLPETIRKMMQTLFSDTFLMNYSYIGFKGKNQFSTLQSCSIIFEAVRSIKKFADIPNMEVEKPLKNWMAQASQREKLKKQKNELANN encoded by the exons ATGTGGACTGTTGTTAATTTTGAAGCTGATAATACGGTAGACGTTGTACCAGACTTTTGGTTCAAGAATGGTTTTTGTGAATGGCCTAATAAAACCAATAGAATGGATACCAAAACAACAATTAAACGTAGGATTAAACCtgatgaaatacattttaaaaaatataaagcaaGGATTATGTTGACCAACATTG ctAGCTTTCAAGAAGCTGAATCCAAAGCAACCAAGGCACAAGTAAATTCAGAATTGTCATCTAATGAAGATCATATTAAGGCTACAAAAACTGTCAAAAGGACCAAAAATAACATACCCACAGAAACAGTTGTATCAAAATTACCAAATCCTCCAGTATACTCTGAAGAATCTGATAACG AATCAGTAGCAGATGATTCCGATAAGGATATAAGTTATAGACCAGGAAATATATTTGACACGACATCGTCACATGATTCAAATAATCAATCTCTTGAAAATGAAGCTGAAACCACTGGTACTGGGGAAATTGTTTTAGAAGCTACCACTGATATTCATGAATTTTCTGGAtcagcacaaaaaaaaatgaaaatgtcttaCAAAAATGATCATTCATTATCAACCCAGGAAAACCACATTTCAGAACATAGCTTATTTATTTCACCATCAACTGCTGCAGAAAATGAAACTGatcaat ctttcaaaaaattcataaaaagaTCTCTTACAACTCTAAAATATGatgttgaaaatattcataaacgTATGGATGTTTTTGAATCCATACTGGAGAAGATTGATGACAAGCTTTCGGGAAAGTCAAACGGTTTTGCTGAAACTTATGCCACTCATGAAGACATTACTATAATTGAAAATGACACAGATCTTAATCAAATGGAAAACAGATTAGTTAATGATTCTTTATACAGATCTTCTGTG GTCAAAACTTTATCTCGATTTTTGAGCAACTCTTTGCCAGAAACCATCCGCAAAATGATGCAGACATTGTTTAGTGACACATTTCTCATGAATTACTCTTACATTGGTTTCAAgggaaaaaatcaattttctactTTACAAAGTTGCAGTATTATATTTg aaGCAGTccgttctataaaaaaatttgcagACATTCCAAATATGGAAGTAGAAAAACCATTGAAGAATTGGATGGCTCAAGCTTCACAGagagaaaaacttaaaaaacaaaaaaatgaacttgccaataattaa